ATTTTTCCATTGAGTCCAGAGTCTAAATCAGTGATGCTAATCAAAGCCACTGTAGTCCCAGGTCTAGAATCTTCTGGAATGGCGCTTGAAAATGATGTCACCTCTATTTCCGGTGCATTATCATTTACATCaactatttttatgattacaCTTTTATCCGTCGCAAGAGGAACAATTCCTTTGTCAGACGCCTCAATGTCAATCTCATATTTATCCTTGACCTCAAAATCCAAACGATCTGTCAAAATAATGTCCCCAGTGATTTcattaactttaaaaattttGCGTAAATTATTGTTGACATTATTTCCCAATGCATAAATTACTTCTCCATTTTGACCCTCGTCCAAATCAGTGGCATTGACCTGCACAACTGTTGTGCCCACGGGTGCGTTTTCATTCAGTGTCACTGTGTAAGCGTCCTTCGTAAAAACAGGCGCATTATCATTAATATCCAGcacatcaataaatatttctactGAGCCAGACTTAGGAGGTCTCCCTCCATCTAAAGCAGTTAATactaatttgatgtttttcgTCACTTCCCTGTCAAGAGACTTGTGTAAAACCAGAATAGGAATTTTACCATCTTCTTCTCTGTCTTTAATCTCAAGACGGAAATGCTCGTTATGACTGAGTTTGTATGTCTGAACCGAATTACTTCCACTATCAGGATCACGCGCTGCCTGTAGAGGATATCGCGCGCCTGGCAGAACAGATTCCCAAATTTCTAGCCGCTTTTCAGACTCAGGAAACCGTGGACTGTGATCGTTCACATCTAGTATCTCTACAATGACATAGTGAATTTCCAGCGGGTTTTCTAGAGCGATTTTCAGGTTGATTAAACACGGAGCGCTTCTCTCGCACACCTCCTCTCTGTCTAGTTTACCGTTCACATAAAGGACGCCGTCATTCTGATTCAAACTGAACATGGACTCGCCTGAGGTCGACACGATGCGAAATCCTCTTTCCTTCAGTGTTCTGTGATCAATACCTAAATCCTTCGCGATATTTCCCACAGCAACCCCGTCCTTCTGCTCCTCCGAGATCGAGTACCGTATTTGCGCCCAAACCGTTCTTCCAAACAACAACCAGACAGCAATAAAAGCGAGTTTGGCGTTCAGCTCCGGCCGACGAGAGCGTCTTCtttgttccatttttttctgatatCACAAAGATCCCGTGCAATTAATTTCAAGATCAATCTACTAATGTTTGTTGAATAGATTCATCTTCGTTGCGACACATTTGCGGCGTAAATGTCAGCAATGCAAAAACGATGTACTCAATCTTGACAAATCTAACAACACCGGTgctaaaaatgagaaaacacaAGAATGAACAGAGAAGGTGGATGAACAAAAAACCCGTGAGAAAGCGTTTGACGTCACGAGTCTTTCTCTAGGTTTACGCTGACATCTCGCGATCTAAAGGTTAGTAGTTGCACTGCAGGTTCAATATTTAACTGGTGTCAAATACACATAGATTTTTTGtgaacttaaaaaaatctataaatccTACAAAAACTGATATAATTTAAGAGGTTTAAATACTCAATATTCTACCATTAGATCGGAcctattgttttattaaaacaagtgagtaaaaaggaaaagaaaaagagaagttCTGGGACAAAAAAATCAGCTACCTAGACCAACcttataacaaaaattaaagcaaTCATGCCTTTAGAACAAGCTCAGAAAAACAACTTTGGAATAAACATCAGcaacacagaaaacatcaaaGCTGCCAGTCAATCTTTTGTATTggcaaaagaaatgaacattaCAAACAGAATCTGgctaaaacaattacaattacaacaACCATCATGCTCCATGAACATGTGATTTGGTGCAGTCACAAACCAAACAGTTAAACACAGGACCAACTCTGtagataaataaacaagtaaaagtTCTGATCATGTACAAACCAATTAAACAACTTGCCACGGGATGAACATCACTGACAGGCTGCAACAAACTAAATACTAAACTTAGTCCACACTAATTAAATAGAGAGCAGAAATGTTTAACAACATGCCTCAAATATACATACAGCATGTATTAAAACACCCTGTTCCTTACTTCACCACCCACCACAATACCTTTAATCAGACAGAGAAAAAGATCCCATTTTCATCGTCATTCAGAGATACTAAAACCTGGTTGTGGCAAAACATGGTAACATGACAACCACAGCAATACAGTCATGAGGTGGATATTGTGCAAAATGCATGAAAGGAAAATAGAATGGCAAGCTGTTGATTCGGGCTTGTTTCTCTCCTTAgtataatgacaataattttatttaaataattttaataaatcattatacatttaatataccTGTGCTTTGGTAATGTAAATCATGGTTTAAATCATTGCAGAAATGGAGGAATCTATGAAGATATTACagtgtttcatttgaaaacatcCTAAGGTTCAGTACCATGGAGAGCAGCCAACTCTGCCTTAAGATTGTTTCATAACTAATACACAGATGCATTAGTCATTGTCTTACCTCCCCAGACTCTCTCCTCCTTCGATCTGGTATCACCAGAGTGTTTCTATTACTGCCTGGTGCTATAGTAGAGCCGATACTCATTCTGGGTCCAACTAACATGTACCGTTTGTCTCCAGATCTGTACTGGATGCTGTGACACAGAGTCCCGTCGTAATTTGTATCCTGTAAATACTTGGACGAATAGTCTGTGGATTTAGAGCACTGCATTACAATCAACACGATGATGCTGATGACAAAAGCACCGAAACCGAGCCCAAAGTGaggatcaaataaaatgtcacgttGTTTTCCTCCTCGTCTTTTACTGCGTTTTTCACGTCAGAAGCTGCAAAAGCCTCTTTGGGCTCCACAACTTTGACAATCACAGTCGCTGTTGCTGAGAGAGAAACGTTCCCATTGTCTTTGACCAGTATGATCAGTTTATGCTGGGCCTCGTCTGTTTCTGTGAACGAGCGAAGGGTCCTTATCTGTCCTGTATAGCGGTCCAAACCAAAGAGACTGTGCTCACTAACTTCCTGCAGTGAAAATAATAACCAGCCGTTGTATCCTATATCTGCGTCATAGGCTCTGACTTTAGTCACCAAATGACCTGCGTTCACATTACGAGGAATCTCTTCCACACCCTCAGCAGAACCGTTAGCGCTGACTGGATAGAAGATCACTGGAACGTTGTCGTTCTGATCCAGAATGAACACGTTCACTGTCACGTTACTGCTCAGAGACGGAGCTCCAGAGTCTGTGGCGAGGACGTGGAACTGAAACTTTTTAACAGACTCAAAGTCAAAGCTCTTTAGAGCATAAATCTCCCCATTTTCAGAGTTAATATTAATGAAGGAcgtatatttgttttcatcacTACCTTCTCTCCATATTTGATAGCTAACTATGGCATTTTCATTTGAGTCTTTGTCAGTCGCagacacagaaaataaaaatttgcctGGGACATTATTTTCTGTAACATAAAACTCATATGGAGAAAATGAGAATGCTGGACTATTATCGTTTACATCTGATATCAGAACAGTTATAGATTTAACTGAAGACAGTGATGGTTGTCCCATATCTTTTGCACTTAATGTGATGTCATACTGAATCGTGGTTTCTCTGTCTAGTGATCCAGAAGTAActaaagaataaatattatcGTGTGATGACGGCATTAGTTTAAAAGGTATATCATCAGATATTGAACAGGAGATTTTTCCATTGAGTCCAGAGTCTAAATCAGTGATGCTAATCAAAGCCACTGTAGTCCCAGGTCTAGAATCTTCTGGAATGGCGCTTGAAAATGATGTCACCTCTATTTCCGGTGCATTATCATTTACATCaactatttttatgattacaCTTTTATCCGTCGCAAAGAGGAACAGTTCCTTTGTCAGACGCCTGAATATCAATCTCATATTTATCCTTGACCTCAAAATCCAAACGATCTGTCAAAATAATGTCCCCAGTGATTTCATTAACTTTAAAAAGTTCACGTAAATTATTGTCAACATTATTTCCCAATGCATAAATTACTTCTCCATTTTGACCCTCGTCCAAATCAGTGGCATTGACCTGCACAACTGTTGTGCCCACGGCTGCGTTTTCATTCAGTGTCACTGTGTAAGTGTCCTTCGTAAAAACAGGCACATTATCATTAATATCCAGcacatcaataaatatttctactGAGCCAGACTTAGGAGGTCTCCCTCCATCTAAAGCAGTTAATactaatttgatgtttttcgTCACTTCCCTGTCAAGAGACTTGTGCAAAATCAAAATAGGAA
The genomic region above belongs to Puntigrus tetrazona isolate hp1 chromosome 14, ASM1883169v1, whole genome shotgun sequence and contains:
- the LOC122358200 gene encoding LOW QUALITY PROTEIN: protocadherin gamma-C3-like (The sequence of the model RefSeq protein was modified relative to this genomic sequence to represent the inferred CDS: inserted 1 base in 1 codon; deleted 1 base in 1 codon), whose protein sequence is MEQRRRSRRPELNAKLAFIAVWLLFGRTVWAQIRYSISEEQKDGVAVGNIAKDLGIDHRTLKERGFRIVSTSGESMFSLNQNDGVLYVNGKLDREEVCERSAPCLINLKIALENPLEIHYVIVEILDVNDHSPRFPESEKRLEIWESAAPGARYPLQAARDPDSGSNSVQTYKLSHNEHFRLEIKDREEDGKIPILILHKSLDREVTKNIKLVLTALDGGRPPKSGSVEIFIDVLDINDNVPVFTKDTYTVTLNENAAVGTTVVQVNATDLDEGQNGEVIYALGNNVDNNLRELFKVNEITGDIILTDRLDFEVKDKYEIDIQASDKGTVPLCDDKSVIIKIVDVNDNAPEIEVTSFSSAIPEDSRPGTTVALISITDLDSGLNGKISCSISDDIPFKLMPSSHDNIYSLVTSGSLDRETTIQYDITLSAKDMGQPSLSSVKSITVLISDVNDNSPAFSFSPYEFYVTENNVPGKFLFSVSATDKDSNENAIVSYQIWREGSDENKYTSFININSENGEIYALKSFDFESVKKFQFHVLATDSGAPSLSSNVTVNVFILDQNDNVPVIFYPVSANGSAEGVEEIPRNVNAGHLVTKVRAYDADIGYNGWLLFSLQEVSEHSLFGLDRYTGQIRTLRSFTETDEAQHKLIILVKDNGNVSLSATATVIVKVVEPKEAFAASDVKNAVKDEEENNVTFYLILTLGSVSVXFVISIIVLIVMQCSKSTDYSSKYLQDTNYDGTLCHSIQYRSGDKRYMLVGPRMSIGSTIAPGSNRNTLVIPDRRRRESGEVRQ